AATGTTTCTTCCGCTTTGACTGCTGCTTCTGTTGGCATGCTGCAGCTCTCCGGAGCCGGGCTGAGGCTCCTGCACCGCCGGAGTCGACCGTCGGCCCACTTGCGCGGCGCTAATTTTTGGGTCTACTCCTCGCCGCCGAGCGTGTCAACGGTTCCGCGGCACCAACTAGTTAGATAACCGTTGCATAGTATTTCGCCGCGCGGCGTGCGCGATCCCGTCAGGCCGGCGCCTCCGCGGCGAATCGTCGCAGCCAGCCAAACCAGGCGCCCATCCCGGCCCCGGTGCGCGCACTGAGCGGCAGGATCGCCGCCGTCGCATTGACCTCGCGCACGTGGGCGATGTACGTGTCGACGTCGACGTCGAGGTAGGGAACCAGGTCAATCTTGTTGAGTAACACCACATCCACCGACCGGAACATCACCGGGTACTTCAGTGGTTTGTCCTCGCCCTCGGTCACGGAATACACCATGGCCTTGCCGTGCTCGCCGACGTCGAACTCCGCCGGGCACACCAAGTTGCCGACGTTCTCGATGATCACCAGGTCCAGTGCGGCCAGGTCCAGCCCCGGCAGCGCGCGGCTCACCATAGGCGCGTCGAGATGGCACTCGCCGCCAAAACCGTTGCTGGTGTTCAGCAGTGAGATCTGGGCGCCGCGCCCGCTGAGCTTGGCCGCGTCCAGGTCGGTGGCGATGTCGCCTTCGATCACCCCGATGGCAAGCTCACCGGCGAGCTCGTCCAGGGTGGCCTGCAAGACGGTCGTCTTGCCGGATCCCGGCGAACTCATCAGGTTCAGGGTGCGCACCCCGTTGCTCTCGAACGCCGCCCGGTTGGCATCGGCGAGCAGGTCGTTCTCCGCGAAGATCGCCTCCAGCACGTCGACCCGCTGCTTGCCCGTCCGGTACTGGCCGTGATCACCGTGCCGGTGATCCGGGTCGTCGTGCTCGTGGACGTGCACGGTCCCGTCGTCATGCCGGTGAAATCTACCCATGGTCAAATCCGTTCGGGCCAAGCGCTTTTCATGAGACATCCAGCGACGTCACCAGGAATTCGTTTCCGCGCAGCACCTCGACGTCGGAACTGTCGCACTGCGGGCACCAGATCGACCAGGCCGACGTGATCTCCGATCGCCGGCCGCACGCGCGGCAGCTCACCTCGGCGCCGACGCACTCGAGTTCCAGCTCGGCCTCCGGCATGTCCTCGGCGTCGCGCACGAGCGTCCAGCAGAACGACAGCGCCTCGGGCACCACCTGGCGAAGCGCCCCGATCCGCACCCGCACCACGTCGACGCGCCGACCGTCGGCATGCGTCTTGACCACACCGGCGATCGCTTCGCACAGCGACAACTCATGCACCGCCGATCACCGGCGTCCGCCCACTGCCAGGCCCATGAGCACCGTTCTACACCCGAACGCCCCGGATGCGCAGCAGTGTCAGGGCAACTGAGGATTCCACTTCTGTTCGAGGCGACCGTAGCGCCAGACGATCAGGGCGACCGCCCAGGTGATGACGAACGCGCCGACGATGAAGAAGCCGGCGGCGTTGAGGTCGAGCCCGCCGACCCAGCTCCAGAACGCCCCCCGCCAGCCGAACTGCTCGGCGAACAGGGTGAGTAGTTCGACGCTGCCGATCAGCACCGCGACGACCACCGACAGGGCGGTGATGGTGATGTTGTAGTAGATCTTGCGCAGCGGGTTGGAAAACGCCCAGCCGTAGACGAAATTCATGAACGAGCCGTCGATGGTGTCCAGCAGGCACATGCCCGCGGTAAACAGCACGGGCAGACACAGGATGGCGTACCACGGCAACCCGGCGGCCGCGCTGGTGCCCGCCAGGACCAGCAGCGCGATCTCGGTGGCCGTGTCGAAGCCGAGGCCGAAGAGCACCCCGACGGGGTAGGAGTGCCACGACTTGGTGATCGACTTGGTGAAGCGGCCGAGGAATCGGTTCATCAGGCCCCGGTTGTCCAACTGCCGTTCCAGTTCGGCCCCGTCGGTTTCGGGGTCGTAGTCGCCGCGGCGCAGCCGGGCGAACACCCGCAGGATGCCCACCAGCACGACGACGTTGAGGAGGGCGATCGCATAGAGGAGGACACCGGAGACGCCCCCGCCGATCAGCCCCGTGTAGTGGTGCAGTTTCGAGGAGTCGTCCCGGACCGGTCCGACGATGGTCCTGACCCCGGACGCCAGCATGACCGCCAGCCCGAAGACAACCGTGGAATGCCCCAGCGAGAAGAAGAATCCGACGGCGAGCGGGCGCTGCCCGTCGTTCATCAGCTTGCGGGTGGTGTTGTCGATGGCGGCGATGTGGTCGGCGTCGAACGCGTGCCGCATGCCCAGGGTGTAGGCCGTCAGCCCGATGCCGACGCCAAACGCCTTGCCGCCGAAGCTGAATTGCGCCGGCGCCACCAACGCCACCAGGGTGAACCAGCCGACCACATGGAGCGCGACGATGATCGCCGACATCGACGCCAGCCGCCACCACTCCGCCGGCGCCAAGGCGCCGCGAAGCTTGGCCGTCCATGACGGGCGCCAGTCGAGCTCAGTGCTGGCCACTGGGGTCCTTCCAGCATTGTGCGGGAAACAACCGGCACGACTGTATGTGCCGTCGGCGACCAGATGCAAGTGGGTTGCAGGATCACCGTGGCCGCTACCGGGGCGAATTCGGCCGAAGACTGGCGCGGCCGGCGCCGCGGCATGACACTGGGCGGGTGACGCCCAAGCCGTCGGCACTGGACCCCTCCGCCGCCGCGCGGATCGGCGATCTCCTGCGCGTCCGGGGGTTGCGGCGGATGTCCTCGCGGATCCAGGTGCTGGCGGTGCTCGAGCCGGTCGACGGGCACCTGCCGGTGGCGGAAATCCACAAGCGGGTGCAGGCGTGCCTGCCGCACGGCGCCCACGTTCCCGACGTGGCAACCATCTATCGCACGGTGACCACCCTGGTGGAGCAGGGGATGCTGCACACGCTGACCCTCGACGGCGGCATCACCACCTACGGGATGGCCACCGCGCCGCACCACCACGCCGTCTGCACGGAATGCGGCTCGATCATCGAGGTACCCGCCCGGCAGCTCAGTTCGGCGCTCGAACATGCGATGGCGGGCAGTTCCTTCGCGCTGTCCGAGGCCGCGGGCCTCACGCTGCGCGGGCTGTGCCCGCAGTGCCAGGGGCGCTGACTCAGTACAGATCCAGCAGCGCGTTCTCGACCACTTCGGGCAGGGCCGGATGGATCCAGTATTGGCCGCGGGCCATCTCGGGGGCGGTCAGCCCGAAGCTCATCGCCTGGATCAGCGGCTGGATGATCGACGACGCCTGGGGGCCCATGATGTGCGCGCCCAGCAGGCGCGCCGTGCTCCGCTCGGCGATCAGCTTGACGATCCCGGTGGTGTCCTCCATCGCCCAACCGTAGGCGACGTCACCGTAGTCGTGTATCGCGACCGAGATTTCGAATCCCTTTGCCATGGCCTGAGTTTCGGTCAGACCGACGGCCGCCAGCTGGGGGTCGGTGAACACCGCCGACGGCACGTACCGGTGATCGGTCGTGACCATCGACTCGGTGTCGTCCCAGTCGCAGAGAATGTTGTGCCGCACCACCCGGGCCTCGTGGTTGGCGACGTGCTTGAGCTGGTACGGCGAGGAAACGTCGCCGAGCGCGAAAACGTCACGGGCCGAGGTGCGTTGGTATTCGTCGACCACCACCCGGCCACCCTCGACCTCGACACCGGCCTGGTCGGCGTCCAGCAGGTCGGCGTTGGACACGCGCCCGGTCGCGACCAGCAGCAGGTCGGCGTTCAGCGTCGACCCGTCGTCGAGCCGCAGTGCGACGCCTGAGCCGCGGTTGGACCCGCCAACAACGTTGCGGTGCGTGCGCAGTTCCCATTTGGCCGCGGCGATGCGGGTGAAGCGTTTGCAGAGGGTGTCATCGCAGTGCCGCAGCAGCGTGCCGCCACGGATCACCAGGGTTACCCGCACGCCCAGCGCCGAGAAGACGTGGGCGAATTCCGCTGCCACGAAGCCACTTCCGACGATCACGAGGTGCTCCGGCAGCTCCGGGATCCGCATGATCGTGTCGCTGGTGTGATAGGCGACGCCGCAGTCGAGGATGGCAGGCGGGATCACCGGGCGCGACCCCGCGGCGATCACCACCTGATCGGCGGTGAATTCGTCACCGGCATCGGTGCGCAACAGGTAGCGCCCATCGGGCTGAACCGGCCCGAAACGGGTGTGCTGGCCGTACACGTCGACGTTGGGTGACGAGCGCCGGTAGTCTTCACCGCTCATCGAGATCGGGTCGATCCGTCCGAAGATGCGCGAAACGATGTCGTCCCAGCGCACGCGGTCGACGTGCGCGTCGACCCCGTAGCGCTGCGCGTCCCGGATCGTCGCGGCGACTTCGGCGGCGTAGACGAACATCTTGGTCGGGATGCACCCGACGTTGAGGCAGGTGCCACCGAACGTGCCGTGCTCGCACAGCGCCACCCGCTTGTCAATGAAGCGATCATCGAGAACGCTGTTGCCCGAACCGGTTCCGATGATCGCGATGTCGTAGGTCTCCACGCCGTCACCCCTTCTTCGAAGACGTGCGATCGGCGTTCAGGTAGTCGTCCAGCCAGAGGTCGAGCTGACGATAAGCCGCCTGCCGCGGCCGCGGCAGCGACAGGAACACATCGTGTTTGGCGTCGTCGATCGGAACGATGGTGCTGCGATTCCCGATGCAGCCGGCCCGCCTGGCGATCAGGGTGACGTCGAGAACCGCGTCGCCGCAGTGCATGGACGCCGCGTCGCTGGTTTCCCGCACGGTGTGATCCGAACGC
This genomic interval from Mycobacterium sp. SMC-2 contains the following:
- the hypB gene encoding hydrogenase nickel incorporation protein HypB — its product is MGRFHRHDDGTVHVHEHDDPDHRHGDHGQYRTGKQRVDVLEAIFAENDLLADANRAAFESNGVRTLNLMSSPGSGKTTVLQATLDELAGELAIGVIEGDIATDLDAAKLSGRGAQISLLNTSNGFGGECHLDAPMVSRALPGLDLAALDLVIIENVGNLVCPAEFDVGEHGKAMVYSVTEGEDKPLKYPVMFRSVDVVLLNKIDLVPYLDVDVDTYIAHVREVNATAAILPLSARTGAGMGAWFGWLRRFAAEAPA
- a CDS encoding hydrogenase maturation nickel metallochaperone HypA — its product is MHELSLCEAIAGVVKTHADGRRVDVVRVRIGALRQVVPEALSFCWTLVRDAEDMPEAELELECVGAEVSCRACGRRSEITSAWSIWCPQCDSSDVEVLRGNEFLVTSLDVS
- a CDS encoding HoxN/HupN/NixA family nickel/cobalt transporter — translated: MASTELDWRPSWTAKLRGALAPAEWWRLASMSAIIVALHVVGWFTLVALVAPAQFSFGGKAFGVGIGLTAYTLGMRHAFDADHIAAIDNTTRKLMNDGQRPLAVGFFFSLGHSTVVFGLAVMLASGVRTIVGPVRDDSSKLHHYTGLIGGGVSGVLLYAIALLNVVVLVGILRVFARLRRGDYDPETDGAELERQLDNRGLMNRFLGRFTKSITKSWHSYPVGVLFGLGFDTATEIALLVLAGTSAAAGLPWYAILCLPVLFTAGMCLLDTIDGSFMNFVYGWAFSNPLRKIYYNITITALSVVVAVLIGSVELLTLFAEQFGWRGAFWSWVGGLDLNAAGFFIVGAFVITWAVALIVWRYGRLEQKWNPQLP
- a CDS encoding Fur family transcriptional regulator yields the protein MTPKPSALDPSAAARIGDLLRVRGLRRMSSRIQVLAVLEPVDGHLPVAEIHKRVQACLPHGAHVPDVATIYRTVTTLVEQGMLHTLTLDGGITTYGMATAPHHHAVCTECGSIIEVPARQLSSALEHAMAGSSFALSEAAGLTLRGLCPQCQGR
- the mtr gene encoding mycothione reductase, giving the protein METYDIAIIGTGSGNSVLDDRFIDKRVALCEHGTFGGTCLNVGCIPTKMFVYAAEVAATIRDAQRYGVDAHVDRVRWDDIVSRIFGRIDPISMSGEDYRRSSPNVDVYGQHTRFGPVQPDGRYLLRTDAGDEFTADQVVIAAGSRPVIPPAILDCGVAYHTSDTIMRIPELPEHLVIVGSGFVAAEFAHVFSALGVRVTLVIRGGTLLRHCDDTLCKRFTRIAAAKWELRTHRNVVGGSNRGSGVALRLDDGSTLNADLLLVATGRVSNADLLDADQAGVEVEGGRVVVDEYQRTSARDVFALGDVSSPYQLKHVANHEARVVRHNILCDWDDTESMVTTDHRYVPSAVFTDPQLAAVGLTETQAMAKGFEISVAIHDYGDVAYGWAMEDTTGIVKLIAERSTARLLGAHIMGPQASSIIQPLIQAMSFGLTAPEMARGQYWIHPALPEVVENALLDLY